The proteins below are encoded in one region of Coffea arabica cultivar ET-39 chromosome 4c, Coffea Arabica ET-39 HiFi, whole genome shotgun sequence:
- the LOC113739347 gene encoding uncharacterized protein produces MAEELVDIMENFDLSEKELGGANLDLGDIHLGIKECQVSLVGKVKGEKIMNFVGVKNFVNSVWGYPRDIRIMELGANLFQFHIPCEEDRDKILNGGPWVLDNQLLVVRNWYEGVEEDEEAFNLAPLWVKIWNLPVHWISKEIGRKIGKVFYEVRDAIVPQIGGKKGRHLEILVTADISQPLLRGRMSK; encoded by the coding sequence ATGGCAGAAGAACTAGTGGATATAAtggaaaattttgatctttcgGAAAAAGAGTTGGGAGGAGCTAATTTGGACTTGGGAGATATACACCTGGGTATTAAAGAATGTCAAGTTAGTCTTGTAGGGAAAGTGAAAGGtgaaaaaataatgaattttGTTGGGGTGAAAAATTTTGTGAACTCCGTTTGGGGATATCCTAGAGATATCAGGATAATGGAATTAGgtgcaaatctttttcagttCCATATTCCTTGTGAGGAGGACAGAGACAAAATTTTAAATGGAGGACCTTGGGTTTTGGATAACCAGCTACTAGTGGTCAGGAACTGGTATGAGGGGGTTGAAGAGGACGAAGAAGCGTTCAACCTTGCACCACTATGGGTGAAGATATGGAATTTACCAGTGCACTGGATATCAAAGGAGATAGGCAGGAAAATTGGTAAGGTATTCTATGAAGTCAGAGATGCAATAGTTCCCCAAATAGGAGGGAAAAAAGGAAGGCACCTGGAAATCTTAGTGACAGCTGACATATCTCAACCATTGCTGAGGGGAAGAATGTCAAAATGA
- the LOC113739526 gene encoding (-)-isopiperitenol/(-)-carveol dehydrogenase, mitochondrial-like has translation MTEPASTSATKKLEGKVAIVTGGASGIGEATAHLFAENGVKAVVVADIQDDKGRLVTESIGSHQCSYFHCDVSDENQVKALVEWTVQTYGQLDIMFSNAGIVSPSDQTVLNLDFSQFDRLFDINARGMAVCVKHAARVMVEQGVKGNIVCTTSVAASRGGVIRTDYIMAKHAVLGLVRCGSQQLGVHGIRVNSVSPSAIATPLTSNCVRRTRGKDIGKVYGPLTSLKGIALTVRHVAEAVLFLVSQDSAFITGHDLSVDGGLISLPGPNN, from the coding sequence ATGACAGAACCAGCATCGACTTCAGCAACAAAAAAGCTAGAAGGCAAAGTTGCGATAGTAACCGGTGGAGCCAGCGGAATTGGGGAAGCAACAGCACATCTTTTTGCTGAAAATGGTGTGAAGGCTGTTGTAGTTGCCGATATACAAGATGACAAGGGCCGACTCGTCACTGAATCCATTGGTTCACACCAGTGCAGCTATTTCCATTGTGATGTTAGTGATGAAAATCAAGTCAAGGCCTTGGTGGAGTGGACGGTTCAAACCTATGGCCAGCTTGATATCATGTTTAGCAACGCTGGCATAGTAAGTCCCTCTGATCAGACCGTACTTAACCTCGATTTCTCACAATTCGATCGTTTGTTTGATATCAATGCCCGTGGTATGGCTGTCTGTGTGAAGCACGCTGCACGAGTAATGGTGGAGCAGGGGGTGAAGGGAAACATTGTTTGTACAACAAGTGTGGCAGCCAGCAGGGGAGGAGTTATTCGGACCGATTACATAATGGCGAAGCATGCAGTTCTTGGACTAGTTAGGTGCGGGAGTCAGCAACTTGGAGTTCATGGAATTAGAGTAAACAGCGTTTCCCCTTCTGCCATTGCAACGCCGTTGACATCTAATTGTGTGCGAAGAACTAGAGGAAAGGATATTGGGAAGGTTTACGGGCCGCTTACTAGCTTGAAGGGAATTGCCTTGACAGTTAGACATGTTGCAGAAGCAGTGCTGTTCTTAGTTTCTCAGGACTCTGCATTCATCACTGGTCATGATTTGTCGGTGGACGGAGGATTGATTAGTCTTCCTGGTCCAAACAATTGA
- the LOC113738817 gene encoding probable aquaporin NIP5-1 — protein sequence MAQSEPGSPRGTASTTPGSTPTPLFTAVRIDSMADDRKPMPACKCFPVLAGPQSCITNFPAPDISLPRKVGAEFLGTFILIFGATAGPIVNQKYDGAETLIGNAACAGLAVLIVILATGHISGAHLNPAVTIAFAALRHFPWAQVPAYIAAQVSGSICASFALKAVFNPFMSGGVTVPSVGNAQAFALEFIVTFILLFVVTAVATDTRAVGELAGIAVGATVMLNILVAGPASGGSMNPVRTLGPAVAAGNYTSVWVYLVAPTLGALAGAGAYTMVKLQGEGRNATESRQQSRSFRRPS from the exons atggcaCAATCAGAGCCCGGAAGTCCGCGAGGGACGGCGTCTACAACGCCAGGGAGTACTCCAACACCGCTGTTTACCGCAGTGCGAATTGATTCAATGGCTGATGATCGGAAGCCAATGCCTGCGTGCAAGTGCTTTCCAGTATTGGCTGGACCTCAATCGTGTATCACCAACTTCCCCGCGCCAGATATCTCGCTCCCCCGCAAG GTGGGAGCAGAATTCTTGGGGACTTTCATCCTTATATTTGGAGCCACAGCCGGACCCATTGTAAACCAAAAGTACGATGGAGCAGAAACGCTAATAGGGAACGCAGCTTGTGCGGGGCTAGCAGTTTTGATAGTGATCTTGGCAACTGGGCATATCTCGGGAGCTCATCTGAACCCCGCCGTAACTATTGCATTCGCGGCACTTCGCCACTTCCCATGGGCTCAGGTGCCTGCCTACATAGCAGCTCAGGTTTCAGGATCGATCTGTGCTTCTTTTGCTCTCAAAGCTGTTTTTAACCCCTTTATGTCAGGTGGTGTCACGGTTCCCTCCGTAGGCAACGCCCAAGCCTTCGCCCTTGAGTTTATTGTAACCTTCATTCTCCTATTTGTTGTTACAGCGGTCGCCACAGACACTCGCGCA GTTGGAGAACTGGCAGGAATAGCAGTCGGAGCTACCGTCATGCTCAACATTCTTGTTGCCGG GCCAGCCAGCGGCGGTTCAATGAATCCTGTCCGAACTCTGGGGCCAGCCGTCGCTGCTGGAAACTACACGTCAGTTTGGGTATACTTGGTGGCTCCTACACTCGGGGCCCTGGCGGGAGCAGGGGCATATACCATGGTCAAGCTTCAAGGAGAAGGGCGTAATGCGACTGAGTCTCGACAGCAGTCCCGGAGTTTCCGTCGGCCAAGCTAG